A DNA window from Camelina sativa cultivar DH55 chromosome 17, Cs, whole genome shotgun sequence contains the following coding sequences:
- the LOC104755294 gene encoding uncharacterized protein LOC104755294, which yields MFSNFLESLYEGIGDDVDATADDEEDNTSTRISSPQQIHDYSDKNAVRLSPEDEAQARGVKDDLTELGHTLTRQFRGVANFLAPLPDGSSSSSSSSDLSNHHHHHHHHHRLMNQSRSSDPELYQSRSSDLRLDQSRSSDRDESCVGSDTPETGIRVRSWDLDEKGIQHVFNDPVVEEEEEEEEEEEEETDEEEEEIAAVALTDEVLAFARNIAMHPETWLDFPLDPDEDLDDLEMTDAQRGHALAIERLAPRLAALRIELCPCHMTDGYFWKVYFVLLLSRLNKHDAHLLSSPQVMGARALWMEELQNQTHSSKESRDKILEEDITPSTSNYYNHAPPEFLSPRIYAFEPPSIMYRDFEHGSENAQFIDKAVIDEKPIQKNDKNSASLSQTPNDDNDDDDDDWPEEEDSANSWAPMFTVNEDDVSFSDLEGDDDISCLALKSKITSKGANQKES from the exons ATGTTTTCGAATTTTCTCGAAAGCTTATACGAGGGAATCGGAGACGATGTTGACGCCACCGCcgacgacgaagaagacaaCACGAGCACCCGGATATCTTCACCGCAACAAATACACGATTATTCCGATAAAAACGCCGTTCGTTTGTCACCGGAAGATGAGGCTCAAGCGCGTGGGGTTAAAGACGATTTGACGGAGCTTGGACATACCCTCACGCGTCAATTTCGCGGCGTTGCTAACTTTCTCGCTCCGTTACCAGAtggatcctcttcttcttcttcctcctccgatctatcgaatcatcatcatcatcatcatcatcatcataggtTGATGAATCAATCGCGGTCTTCAGATCCTGAGTTGTACCAATCGCGTTCTTCGGATCTTAGACTGGATCAATCTCGGTCTTCAGATCGGGACGAATCGTGTGTTGGAAGTGATACGCCGGAGACTGGAATTAGGGTTAGGAGCTGGGATTTGGACGAAAAAGGTATCCAACATGTGTTTAATGATCCTGTtgttgaggaggaagaagaagaagaagaagaagaagaggaggaaactgatgaagaagaagaagagatcgctGCGGTTGCTCTAACCGACGAAGTGTTGGCATTTGCGAGGAACATAGCAATGCATCCAGAAACTTGGTTGGATTTTCCTCTTGATCCTGACGAAGATCTTGATG ATTTGGAAATGACTGATGCTCAAAGAGGTCATGCTTTAGCTATTGAACGTCTTGCTCCGAGGTTAGCTGCATTGAGAATTGAGCTTTGTCCATGCCATATGACTGATGGTTACTTCTGGaaagtctattttgttcttcttctttcaaggcTCAATAAACACGATGCTCATCTTTTGTCTTCCCCACAG GTGATGGGTGCAAGAGCATTGTGGATGGAAGAGCTTCAGAATCAAACCCATTCTTCTAAAGAAAGTAGAGATAAGATTCTTGAAGAAGACATTACACCGTCAACTTCAAATTACTACAACCATGCTCCTCctgagtttttgtctccaaGAATATATGCTTTTGAACCTCCTTCAATCATGTATCGTGATTTCGAACACGGGTCTGAAAACGCTCAGTTCATCGATAAGGCTGTTATTGATGAGAAACCAATCCAGAAGAATGACAAAAATAGTGCAAGTCTTAGCCAAACACCTAATgatgacaatgatgatgatgatgatgattggccagaagaagaagattctgcTAATTCTTGGGCTCCAATGTTCACAGTGAATGAGGATGATGTTTCTTTCAGTGATCTAGAAGGAGACGATGATATAAGTTGCTTAGCACTCAAGTCTAAGATTACATCAAAGGGCGCAAACCAAAAAGAATCATGA